One genomic segment of Rhizobium viscosum includes these proteins:
- a CDS encoding VOC family protein, with product MFDHISIGVKSLDRSRQFYDAALAALGYERLSNFDGTMGYGAERPGFWVSEVERPVPADRGSGLHFCFVATSEEAVNAFYAAALANGGEDNGAPGIRLDYSQFYYAAFVIDPDGYRLEAFFNKPE from the coding sequence ATGTTCGATCATATTTCGATCGGGGTCAAAAGCCTCGATAGATCGCGCCAATTCTATGATGCGGCGCTGGCGGCACTCGGTTACGAGCGGCTATCCAATTTTGACGGAACGATGGGATATGGCGCTGAACGGCCTGGCTTCTGGGTCAGCGAAGTCGAGCGCCCGGTGCCGGCCGATCGCGGCTCGGGGCTGCATTTCTGCTTCGTCGCCACGAGCGAAGAGGCCGTCAATGCCTTCTATGCTGCAGCACTTGCCAATGGCGGCGAGGATAATGGCGCGCCGGGCATCCGCCTGGACTACAGCCAGTTCTATTATGCCGCCTTCGTCATCGATCCCGACGGCTATCGGCTTGAGGCTTTCTTCAATAAGCCCGAATAA
- the pstS gene encoding phosphate ABC transporter substrate-binding protein PstS yields MLTKKLLSACLGAGLVAALAVSASAADITGAGSTFVYPVLSKWSADYNKETGDKLNYQSIGSGGGIAQIKAATVDFGASDAPLKPEDLTAGGFGQFPLVVGGIVPVINVKGIKSGELKLSGKVLADIYLGNVTKWNDKAIADLNPGLKLPDSQIAVVHRSDGSGTSFNWTNFFSKVNPDWKSKVGEGTAVNWPVGIGGKGNEGVAAYVTRVKDSIGYVEYAYALQNKLPFVLVQNAAGQYPKPNAESFSAAAASAEWGKAQDFYLIMTNAPGEKAWPITATTWAIMYKEPKDAERSKAAFSFFKWALEKGQKEASSLDYVPLPDTLVKQIEDYWTASFKS; encoded by the coding sequence ATGCTCACCAAGAAACTTCTTTCGGCCTGCCTCGGCGCCGGCCTGGTTGCCGCTCTGGCAGTCTCGGCCTCCGCTGCCGATATTACCGGCGCTGGCTCCACCTTCGTCTATCCGGTTCTTTCGAAATGGTCCGCAGACTACAACAAGGAAACCGGCGACAAGCTGAACTACCAGTCGATCGGTTCGGGTGGCGGTATCGCACAGATCAAGGCTGCAACGGTTGACTTCGGCGCTTCCGACGCCCCGCTCAAGCCGGAAGATCTGACGGCTGGCGGCTTCGGCCAGTTCCCGCTCGTCGTTGGCGGCATCGTTCCCGTCATCAACGTCAAGGGCATCAAATCAGGCGAACTGAAGCTCTCCGGCAAGGTTCTCGCTGACATCTACCTCGGCAACGTCACCAAGTGGAACGACAAGGCCATCGCCGATCTGAACCCGGGCCTGAAGCTGCCCGACAGCCAGATCGCCGTTGTTCACCGTTCTGACGGCTCCGGTACCTCCTTCAACTGGACGAACTTCTTCTCGAAGGTAAACCCGGACTGGAAGTCCAAGGTTGGTGAAGGCACCGCCGTCAACTGGCCTGTTGGTATCGGCGGCAAGGGCAACGAAGGCGTTGCTGCTTATGTAACCCGCGTCAAGGATTCGATCGGCTACGTCGAATACGCCTACGCTCTGCAGAACAAGCTGCCCTTCGTTCTGGTTCAGAACGCTGCCGGCCAGTATCCGAAGCCGAATGCCGAGAGCTTTTCGGCTGCCGCTGCAAGCGCAGAATGGGGCAAGGCTCAGGACTTCTACCTGATCATGACCAACGCGCCGGGCGAAAAGGCCTGGCCGATCACGGCAACCACCTGGGCGATCATGTACAAGGAGCCGAAGGACGCTGAACGCTCCAAGGCTGCTTTCTCTTTCTTCAAGTGGGCTCTCGAAAAGGGCCAGAAGGAAGCCTCCTCGCTCGACTACGTTCCGCTTCCGGATACGCTCGTGAAGCAGATCGAAGATTACTGGACGGCCTCTTTCAAGAGCTGA
- a CDS encoding CoA-binding protein, translated as MNHDAYADDYLSGILKSVRTIALTGASPNPARPSNGVMGYLLSRGYKVIPVNPGQAGKQIQGQTVYARLADIPEPVDMVDVFRASEYLDGVVDEALALDPRPQVVWAQLGVSDNAAAAKAEAGGIKVVMNRCPAIEYPRLFG; from the coding sequence ATGAACCATGATGCTTACGCCGACGACTATCTCTCGGGCATTCTCAAATCCGTCAGAACCATCGCGTTGACGGGGGCTTCGCCCAATCCGGCCCGGCCGAGCAACGGCGTCATGGGTTATCTCCTGTCGCGCGGCTACAAGGTCATTCCCGTCAATCCGGGACAGGCAGGCAAGCAGATTCAGGGCCAGACCGTTTATGCCCGTCTCGCCGACATCCCCGAACCAGTCGACATGGTCGATGTCTTCCGCGCATCCGAATATCTTGATGGCGTGGTGGATGAGGCGCTGGCACTCGATCCCCGCCCGCAGGTTGTGTGGGCGCAGCTCGGCGTAAGCGACAACGCGGCCGCCGCCAAGGCTGAAGCCGGTGGCATCAAGGTCGTCATGAACCGCTGCCCGGCGATCGAGTATCCGCGTCTTTTCGGCTGA
- a CDS encoding O-acetylhomoserine aminocarboxypropyltransferase: MAKNDPGFNTLAIHAGAQPDPATGARITPIYQTTAFVFNDSDHAAALFGLQQFGNIYTRIMNPTQAVLEERVAALEGGTAALAVASGHAAQMIVFHTLMRPGENFVAARRLYGGSINQFGHAFENFGWQVRWADPESPSDFESRIDDKTRAIFIESLANPGGTFVDIAAIAEIAHRHDLPLIVDNTMATPYLIRPIEHGADIVVHSLTKFLGGHGNSMGGIIVDGGTFDWSKTGNYPMLSTPRPEYNGVVLHQTFGNFAFAIACRVLGLRDLGPAISPFNAFLILTGIETLPLRMQRHSDNAIDVAKWLKAHSKIAWVNYAGLEDDLNHALQQRYSPKGAGSVFTFGVKGGYEAGKALVEGLELFSHLANIGDTRSLVIHPASTTHRQLTDEQRIAAGAGPDVVRLSVGIEDVKDIIADLEQSLSQI; encoded by the coding sequence ATGGCCAAAAACGATCCGGGATTCAACACGCTGGCAATTCATGCGGGCGCGCAGCCCGATCCGGCGACCGGCGCGCGGATTACACCGATCTACCAGACGACGGCCTTCGTCTTCAACGATTCCGACCATGCTGCAGCCCTCTTCGGCCTGCAGCAATTCGGCAATATCTACACCCGCATCATGAACCCGACACAGGCGGTTCTGGAAGAACGCGTCGCGGCCCTTGAAGGCGGCACGGCAGCGCTCGCCGTCGCCTCCGGCCATGCGGCGCAGATGATCGTCTTCCATACGCTGATGCGTCCGGGCGAGAATTTCGTCGCCGCCCGCCGCCTCTATGGCGGCTCGATCAACCAGTTCGGCCATGCCTTCGAGAATTTCGGCTGGCAGGTGCGCTGGGCTGACCCTGAGAGCCCCAGTGATTTCGAGAGCAGGATCGACGACAAGACCCGGGCGATCTTCATCGAGAGCCTTGCCAATCCCGGCGGCACTTTTGTCGATATCGCTGCGATCGCCGAAATCGCCCACCGTCACGACTTGCCGCTGATCGTCGACAACACCATGGCGACCCCCTATCTCATCCGGCCGATCGAGCACGGTGCCGATATCGTCGTGCATTCGCTGACCAAGTTCCTCGGTGGTCACGGCAATTCCATGGGCGGTATCATCGTCGATGGCGGCACCTTCGATTGGTCGAAGACCGGCAACTATCCGATGCTCTCCACCCCGCGGCCGGAATATAACGGCGTCGTGCTGCACCAGACATTCGGCAATTTTGCCTTCGCGATCGCCTGCCGCGTGCTCGGCCTGCGCGACCTCGGTCCCGCGATCTCGCCCTTCAACGCCTTCCTGATCCTGACCGGCATCGAGACGCTGCCGCTGCGCATGCAGCGCCATAGCGACAACGCGATTGACGTCGCCAAATGGCTGAAGGCCCATTCCAAGATCGCCTGGGTCAATTATGCCGGCCTGGAGGACGACCTGAACCACGCCCTGCAGCAGCGCTATTCGCCCAAGGGCGCCGGCTCGGTCTTCACCTTCGGCGTCAAGGGCGGCTACGAGGCTGGCAAGGCGCTGGTCGAGGGGTTGGAACTCTTCTCGCATCTTGCCAATATCGGCGATACGCGTTCCCTGGTGATCCATCCGGCCTCCACCACGCACCGGCAGTTGACCGACGAGCAGAGGATCGCCGCCGGCGCCGGGCCGGACGTGGTGCGCCTCTCTGTTGGCATCGAGGATGTGAAGGACATCATCGCCGATCTCGAACAGTCGCTGTCTCAGATCTGA
- a CDS encoding enoyl-CoA hydratase, protein MAEIVSFRKDNNNSGEGALVLRQLSGGILRLTLNNLPANALSISLMETLMGELQGAAKDEDVSIVVIASTGNVFSAGHDLKELTAHRADEDDGVAFFEETFALAADLMLEISRLPKPVIAEIDGLATAAGCQLVASCDLAICTDTSTFCTPGVNIGLFCSTPAVAVSRAAHRKQAMEMLLTGETIDASTAKDFGLVNRIVPKQYLTQVVSKYASVIASKSPQALRIGKEAFYKQLEMPVAEAYDYAASVMVDSMLTDDAQEGIGAFLGKRTPEWKGE, encoded by the coding sequence ATGGCCGAGATCGTATCCTTCCGCAAGGACAACAACAATTCGGGCGAGGGCGCCCTCGTGCTCCGCCAGCTTTCCGGCGGCATATTGCGGCTGACGCTCAACAATCTGCCGGCCAATGCCCTGTCCATATCGCTCATGGAAACGCTGATGGGCGAGCTGCAGGGTGCGGCCAAGGATGAGGATGTTAGCATCGTCGTCATCGCTTCGACGGGAAATGTTTTTTCCGCCGGCCATGACCTCAAGGAACTGACCGCTCATCGCGCCGACGAGGACGATGGCGTCGCTTTCTTCGAAGAGACTTTTGCGCTGGCGGCCGACCTGATGCTGGAGATCAGCCGCCTGCCGAAGCCGGTCATCGCCGAAATCGATGGGCTCGCGACCGCAGCAGGCTGCCAGCTCGTCGCAAGCTGCGATCTAGCGATCTGCACGGACACGTCCACCTTCTGCACGCCAGGCGTCAATATCGGGCTTTTCTGCTCGACGCCGGCTGTCGCTGTTTCGCGCGCCGCCCACCGCAAGCAGGCGATGGAGATGTTGCTGACGGGCGAGACGATCGACGCCTCGACTGCAAAGGATTTCGGCCTGGTCAACCGTATCGTGCCGAAGCAGTACCTCACGCAGGTGGTCAGCAAATACGCTTCCGTTATTGCCTCGAAGTCGCCGCAGGCGCTGAGGATCGGTAAGGAAGCCTTCTACAAGCAGCTCGAAATGCCCGTCGCGGAAGCCTATGATTATGCCGCAAGCGTGATGGTCGACAGCATGCTGACCGATGATGCGCAAGAGGGCATCGGCGCCTTCCTCGGCAAGCGTACGCCCGAATGGAAGGGCGAGTGA
- the rplM gene encoding 50S ribosomal protein L13, with amino-acid sequence MATFSQKPAEVEKKWVVIDAEGLVVGRLASVIAMRLRGKHKATFTPHVDDGDNVIVINADKVVFTGKKYSDKVYYWHTGYAGGIKERTARQIIEGRFPERVLEKAVERMVPRGPLGRRQMKNLRVYAGPNHPHEAQQPSVLDVASLNKKNVRSA; translated from the coding sequence ATGGCAACCTTCTCCCAGAAGCCTGCAGAGGTGGAGAAGAAGTGGGTCGTCATCGACGCCGAAGGGCTCGTCGTTGGCCGTCTCGCTTCCGTTATCGCTATGCGTCTGCGCGGCAAGCACAAGGCAACTTTCACGCCTCACGTTGACGACGGCGACAATGTTATCGTCATCAACGCTGACAAGGTCGTTTTCACCGGCAAGAAGTATTCCGACAAGGTTTACTACTGGCACACCGGTTATGCCGGCGGCATCAAGGAGCGTACCGCTCGCCAGATCATCGAAGGCCGCTTCCCGGAGCGCGTCCTCGAGAAGGCTGTTGAGCGCATGGTTCCGCGCGGCCCGCTCGGCCGTCGCCAGATGAAGAACCTGCGTGTTTACGCCGGCCCGAACCATCCCCATGAAGCCCAGCAGCCGTCCGTCCTCGACGTCGCCTCGCTGAACAAGAAGAACGTAAGGAGCGCCTGA
- a CDS encoding EamA family transporter: protein MPLDVLLLVLFGALLHATWNAIIKAGKDKSLDAALISAGGAVASLPFLPLLPLPQPQAWPFIGASAILQFAYFQLVAAAYRAGDIGLVYPLMRGAAPMLIVATSGFILGEHLTGGALAGTMTICVGIFTLAFEARHGSRHAIMLALINACVIATYTYVDGVGARLSGNAVSYTLWMSLLPPVLLFAWAVSQRGLVTVATHVRRNWWRGLIGGAGSIASYGLALWAMTKAPVATVAALRETAILFALVISVVVLKEKASAWRYLAGIIIALGGLILKLA, encoded by the coding sequence TTGCCCCTCGATGTTCTCCTTCTTGTCCTTTTCGGTGCTCTTCTGCATGCGACATGGAATGCCATCATCAAAGCCGGCAAGGACAAGTCGCTTGATGCGGCGCTGATCTCTGCGGGCGGCGCGGTCGCCTCGCTGCCCTTCCTGCCGTTGCTCCCCCTACCACAGCCGCAGGCCTGGCCTTTCATCGGCGCTTCCGCCATCCTGCAATTTGCCTATTTCCAGCTGGTCGCCGCCGCCTACAGGGCCGGCGATATCGGCTTGGTCTATCCGCTGATGCGTGGCGCCGCCCCCATGCTCATCGTCGCCACCAGCGGCTTCATCCTGGGAGAGCATCTGACGGGCGGTGCGCTTGCCGGAACCATGACGATCTGCGTCGGCATATTCACGCTCGCCTTCGAAGCGCGCCACGGCAGCCGCCACGCGATCATGCTGGCGCTTATCAACGCCTGCGTCATCGCCACCTATACCTATGTGGACGGCGTCGGCGCCCGGCTTTCCGGAAACGCGGTTTCCTACACGCTGTGGATGTCGCTTCTGCCGCCGGTTCTGCTCTTTGCCTGGGCGGTTTCGCAGCGCGGTCTCGTAACTGTCGCCACTCACGTCAGGCGCAACTGGTGGCGCGGGCTGATCGGCGGCGCGGGCTCGATCGCTTCCTACGGGCTGGCGCTCTGGGCGATGACGAAGGCCCCGGTTGCGACGGTGGCGGCGCTCAGGGAAACCGCCATCCTGTTTGCGCTTGTCATCTCGGTTGTGGTGCTGAAGGAAAAGGCCAGCGCCTGGCGTTACCTCGCCGGCATCATCATCGCGCTCGGCGGGCTGATCCTGAAACTTGCCTGA
- a CDS encoding cupin domain-containing protein codes for MANTISFDIDGVEPEVGAPAAERIISGNPQFRTWNLEEADGGLYAGIWEATPGKWRIIYEEWEYFSLLSGHSIVTEDGGEPVHLRAGDRLILRPGFKGTWEVVETTRKDYVIKV; via the coding sequence ATGGCAAACACGATCTCCTTCGATATCGACGGCGTCGAACCGGAAGTCGGCGCTCCCGCCGCCGAGCGCATCATTTCCGGCAATCCGCAATTTCGCACCTGGAATCTCGAGGAGGCCGACGGCGGTCTCTATGCCGGTATCTGGGAGGCAACGCCCGGCAAGTGGCGGATCATCTATGAGGAGTGGGAATATTTCAGCCTGCTTTCCGGCCATTCGATCGTGACCGAGGATGGCGGTGAGCCGGTCCATCTCAGGGCTGGCGATCGCCTTATCCTCAGGCCGGGCTTTAAGGGAACCTGGGAAGTCGTTGAAACGACTCGCAAGGACTACGTGATCAAGGTCTGA
- the rpsI gene encoding 30S ribosomal protein S9 has translation MADLSSLKDLGTSSEVAAAAPAHVRKVDSLGRSYATGKRKNAVARVWVKPGSGKIIVNGKEFAEYFARPVLQMILRQPIVAAARDGQFDIVATVAGGGLSGQAGAVRHGLSKALTYFEPGLRSVLKKGGFLTRDSRVVERKKYGKAKARRSFQFSKR, from the coding sequence GTGGCTGACCTCTCTTCCCTGAAGGATCTCGGCACGTCGTCTGAAGTAGCTGCTGCTGCTCCGGCTCACGTCCGCAAGGTCGACTCGCTTGGCCGCTCCTACGCGACCGGCAAGCGCAAGAACGCCGTTGCCCGCGTATGGGTCAAGCCGGGCTCCGGCAAGATCATCGTCAACGGCAAGGAATTCGCGGAATATTTCGCACGTCCGGTTCTGCAGATGATCCTGCGCCAGCCGATCGTTGCTGCTGCCCGCGACGGCCAGTTCGACATCGTTGCGACCGTTGCCGGCGGCGGTCTTTCCGGCCAGGCCGGCGCCGTTCGCCACGGTCTGTCCAAGGCTCTCACCTACTTCGAACCGGGCCTGCGCTCGGTCCTGAAGAAGGGTGGCTTCCTGACCCGCGACAGCCGCGTCGTCGAACGTAAGAAGTACGGTAAGGCCAAGGCCCGCCGTTCGTTCCAGTTCTCGAAGCGCTAA
- a CDS encoding bifunctional diguanylate cyclase/phosphodiesterase encodes MSSNLAGRHVRTQASSIIATTIFFLVVALVLTGLTAHVVATMTRSANEIDDARATRAARAAIAAFSSRLSATTTDNAAWDDAYNAISSAAAADWAYENWGKTSADYPLYDGAVVIGPDRSSVVSAYAKGKPIQPSVFFGQGFYQQINKAAESRQAPVVNFIRTETGIALIVSQAIQPFTVEGELPKLSVLSLYKDLTSEVLGTFSDEHELEGLRLAAVPEAGLLNTPISDIGGGVIGHLVWPSKAPGTAVFHQVYPYVAAAVIILLMFLGGVLLVGASEARRLRQLAQAAIFEANHDSLSGLLNRHGLLALLEELEDTHVAPPRLYLVDLDGFKAVNDAWGHAVGDDLIRIVSNALIACHPEVVAAARLGGDEFALVQIGTAARGEIEETILALFTEPFKIEGRTIEVGASIGAAARDGDVPPLELLRRADMALYRAKANGRGRAIEYDPELDRERQRVAEMEALLKSAISNGAIEAFFQPLVSAATGAVTGLEALARWRTPAGNISPEIFIPLAERCGLIDALGTHMLKTSIGHAKNWPGLALSVNVSPVQLCNPEFAAEVISLLQELDFDPKRLTLEITEGVLMTNPEQARRSIDHLKQVGIKFALDDFGCGYASIGALRQFGFDRMKIDRSLVSALDQASNGADVLRATISLATALQIPVTAEGIENTRQAAILREAGCDQLQGYLIGKPMSALEISSKLQEHAA; translated from the coding sequence ATGTCGTCGAATCTTGCGGGTAGACACGTTCGGACCCAAGCGTCTTCCATCATTGCGACAACCATTTTCTTCCTCGTCGTCGCCCTCGTGCTGACGGGCCTCACGGCCCATGTCGTCGCCACGATGACCCGATCTGCAAACGAGATCGATGATGCCAGGGCCACGCGCGCCGCCCGTGCGGCCATTGCAGCCTTTAGCAGTCGCTTGAGTGCGACAACCACGGACAACGCCGCATGGGATGACGCCTATAACGCGATCTCATCCGCCGCCGCCGCGGATTGGGCCTATGAGAACTGGGGAAAAACCAGCGCGGATTATCCGCTCTACGACGGCGCCGTCGTGATCGGCCCCGACCGCTCTTCGGTCGTTTCCGCGTATGCCAAAGGCAAGCCCATCCAGCCGAGCGTTTTTTTCGGTCAAGGCTTTTACCAGCAGATCAACAAAGCCGCCGAATCCAGACAGGCACCGGTGGTCAATTTCATCCGGACCGAAACGGGAATCGCGCTCATCGTGTCGCAGGCAATCCAGCCTTTCACCGTGGAAGGCGAGCTTCCGAAGCTGAGTGTGCTGAGTCTCTACAAGGATCTCACGTCGGAAGTTCTCGGCACCTTTTCGGACGAGCACGAACTCGAAGGGCTGCGTCTTGCCGCCGTGCCTGAGGCGGGCCTGCTGAACACACCGATCTCGGACATAGGAGGTGGCGTCATCGGCCACCTTGTCTGGCCCAGCAAAGCGCCCGGAACCGCCGTGTTTCACCAGGTCTATCCTTACGTTGCGGCCGCTGTCATCATCCTTCTGATGTTCCTGGGGGGCGTTCTGCTGGTAGGCGCATCCGAGGCGCGCCGCCTGCGCCAATTGGCCCAAGCGGCGATTTTCGAGGCGAACCACGATAGCCTGAGCGGCCTGTTGAACAGGCATGGGCTTCTCGCACTGCTGGAAGAGCTGGAAGACACTCATGTTGCGCCACCCCGGCTCTATCTGGTCGATCTCGATGGCTTCAAGGCAGTCAATGACGCCTGGGGGCACGCGGTAGGGGATGATCTGATCCGGATCGTCTCGAACGCCCTGATCGCCTGTCACCCTGAAGTCGTTGCGGCCGCCCGACTGGGAGGCGACGAGTTTGCGCTGGTGCAGATTGGAACCGCCGCGCGTGGGGAGATAGAAGAGACTATTCTGGCGCTGTTCACCGAACCCTTCAAAATCGAAGGGCGAACGATCGAAGTCGGCGCAAGCATCGGAGCTGCCGCACGTGACGGAGACGTACCGCCTTTGGAGCTCCTCCGCAGGGCGGATATGGCGCTCTATCGGGCCAAGGCAAACGGCAGAGGCCGGGCGATCGAATACGACCCGGAGCTGGATCGGGAACGCCAGAGGGTCGCCGAAATGGAAGCTCTGTTGAAGAGCGCCATCAGCAATGGTGCGATCGAAGCTTTTTTCCAGCCTCTCGTCTCCGCTGCGACAGGCGCTGTTACTGGTCTTGAAGCACTGGCGCGTTGGCGAACTCCAGCGGGAAACATAAGCCCTGAGATTTTCATCCCGCTCGCCGAAAGGTGCGGCCTCATCGATGCACTCGGCACTCACATGTTGAAAACATCCATCGGGCACGCCAAGAACTGGCCTGGCCTGGCATTGTCGGTGAACGTTTCGCCGGTCCAACTCTGCAACCCGGAATTCGCCGCCGAAGTGATCTCGCTTCTGCAGGAGCTCGATTTCGATCCTAAGCGCCTGACATTGGAGATCACCGAAGGCGTCCTGATGACAAACCCGGAACAGGCCCGTCGGTCGATAGATCACCTCAAACAGGTCGGTATAAAATTCGCGCTTGATGACTTTGGCTGCGGCTATGCAAGCATCGGCGCATTGCGGCAGTTCGGGTTTGATCGCATGAAGATCGACCGTTCGCTCGTGTCCGCTCTCGACCAAGCCTCGAATGGCGCCGACGTTCTGAGGGCCACGATCTCCCTGGCGACCGCTCTGCAGATTCCCGTGACAGCCGAAGGTATCGAGAATACGCGCCAGGCGGCGATCCTGCGTGAGGCCGGCTGCGACCAGCTCCAGGGCTATCTGATCGGCAAACCTATGTCGGCACTCGAAATATCCAGCAAGCTTCAAGAGCATGCCGCGTAG